A single genomic interval of Oryzias latipes chromosome 3, ASM223467v1 harbors:
- the trmt10c gene encoding tRNA methyltransferase 10 homolog C codes for MLRHLFSKGCNGLRIGCQVGTPRSQVRRFLPLTCDGVQLISCRRLCSGHPKEKDLIQTKEDKSEQAEPLDLDQWKVVMRSQAKYQEQKVDDGLEGSNDGSLDENGDDCKNSSSLEATRELVSMWRQAGKLVPQEMTEDELQTLSELTTKSSRKKYLKYLAIREGYKLSRKEKQAQKRAEKEATMKENRGGAEEGSDQENNQIPNSLFLKFWGHSFDRVFAWRSAQAMLFGQPLVFDFSYESNMSRREIENTVSQLLEVEGWNRRAIDPFHLHFCNLQPDGPYHQELIKRYSAEVWDRLLVTNTERHYVELFPKEQLVYLTADSPNVLHSFDHSKIYIIGALVDRSIQPGLSLANAKRLKLATARLPLDEFLHWETGAKNLTLDQMIRIMLSIKMTGKWEEALTFVPERKHDGLHQQQTKPLRTNTTTRGFTNQGWREHADRPLKFKKTHEKRTFMSPDQSKREPGGDRIVGAKEKSTSGTRVRTSLKSNLENRKAADRNKMWWDDD; via the coding sequence ATGCTTCGACATTTATTCAGCAAAGGCTGTAATGGATTACGGATTGGCTGTCAAGTAGGGACACCCAGGAGTCAAGTGCGCAGATTCTTGCCTCTCACCTGCGATGGAGTACAATTAATATCCTGTCGCCGCCTCTGTTCGGGACATCCTAAGGAGAAAGATCTTATCCAAACCAAAGAAGATAAATCTGAGCAAGCAGAACCACTAGATTTGGACCAATGGAAGGTGGTCATGAGATCCCAAGCTAAATACCAGGAGCAAAAAGTTGATGATGGTTTGGAAGGAAGTAACGATGGGAGTCTGGATGAAAATGGAGATGATTGTAAGAACAGTTCTTCCCTGGAGGCAACTCGTGAACTTGTGTCAATGTGGCGACAAGCAGGTAAGCTTGTGCCTCAAGAAATGACCGAAGACGAGCTTCAAACCTTGTCCGAGCTCACGACTAAGTCCTCCAGAAAGAAGTACCTAAAGTACCTGGCTATCAGGGAGGGCTACAAACTGTCCCGCAAAGAAAAGCAGGCACAGAAGagagcagaaaaagaagcaacaaTGAAAGAGAATAGAGGCGGTGCAGAGGAAGGGTCTGATCAGGAGAACAACCAAATCCCAAACTCGCTTTTCCTCAAGTTTTGGGGACATTCTTTTGACAGAGTGTTTGCTTGGCGAAGCGCCCAGGCCATGCTGTTTGGCCAACCACTTGTGTTCGACTTCAGCTACGAGTCCAACATGTCTCGGCGAGAGATCGAGAACACTGTGTCCCAGCTGCTGGAGGTGGAAGGGTGGAATCGGCGCGCCATCGACCCTTTTCACCTCCACTTCTGCAACCTGCAGCCAGACGGACCTTACCACCAGGAGTTGATCAAACGGTACAGTGCAGAAGTTTGGGATCGCCTGCTCGTCACCAACACTGAACGCCACTATGTGGAACTGTTCCCCAAAGAACAACTGGTCTATCTCACTGCAGACTCCCCTAACGTTCTGCACTCCTTTGACCACTCCAAGATCTACATCATCGGAGCCTTGGTGGACCGTTCCATCCAGCCAGGGCTGTCCCTGGCCAACGCCAAGCGCCTAAAGCTGGCCACAGCACGCTTACCTCTGGATGAGTTTCTTCACTGGGAAACTGGAGCCAAAAATTTGACTCTGGACCAGATGATCCGTATCATGCTTTCTATTAAGATGACTGGGAAATGGGAGGAAGCTTTAACGTTTGTGCCTGAGAGAAAGCACGATGGTTTACACCAACAGCAGACAAAACCTTTGCGAACAAATACGACAACCAGAGGTTTTACAAATCAAGGATGGAGAGAGCATGCTGACAGGCcactaaagtttaaaaaaacacacgagAAAAGGACATTTATGAGCCCCGACCAGTCGAAAAGGGAGCCTGGTGGAGACAGAATAGTTGGTGCTAAAGAAAAATCCACATCTGGAACTAGAGTACGGACATCACTGAAAAGTAACCTGGAAAACAGGAAAGCTGCAGATAGAAACAAGATGTGGTGGGATGATGATTGA